Proteins from one Pseudomonas bijieensis genomic window:
- a CDS encoding DMT family transporter — protein MSNQLESAMRHYEVPRPQLGIILCLLSMLIFASQDGITKVLVKDLPIAQLVMVRYWVFLAFAVGYSVYQGSLRTACRSQHPFLQVIRALIGVGEIALFGIGLRYLGLAEMHALYAVFPLMTLALAGAFLGEYVGVRRWIAAAVGFLGTVVILRPGTGVFELAALIPLLSALGFAVFSVLTRRISQGDSFATNMLYMGFFGAIAITLLGLAGWVSPSPEQWALIGVLSITGVVAQLLLIQALRYATAATLQPFNYTLLVFATLIGLFVFGELPDAWTVVGACMVIAGGLYAIKVKG, from the coding sequence ATGAGCAATCAGCTGGAAAGCGCCATGCGTCACTACGAGGTTCCCAGGCCTCAACTTGGAATCATCTTGTGCCTGTTGTCGATGCTGATCTTTGCGAGCCAGGACGGGATCACCAAGGTGCTGGTCAAGGATCTGCCCATCGCGCAACTCGTCATGGTGCGCTATTGGGTATTCCTGGCCTTTGCTGTCGGTTACAGCGTTTACCAAGGTAGCTTGCGAACCGCATGTCGAAGCCAGCATCCCTTTCTGCAGGTCATCCGTGCGCTGATCGGCGTCGGTGAAATCGCTCTGTTTGGAATAGGGCTGCGCTACCTGGGCCTGGCTGAGATGCATGCCCTATACGCCGTGTTTCCCTTGATGACCCTGGCTTTGGCTGGTGCATTTTTGGGTGAGTACGTTGGAGTTCGCCGATGGATTGCCGCCGCTGTCGGTTTCCTGGGCACGGTGGTCATCCTTCGACCGGGCACCGGTGTTTTTGAACTGGCGGCGCTTATCCCATTGTTGTCGGCCCTGGGGTTCGCTGTTTTCAGCGTGCTGACCCGACGCATCAGTCAAGGTGATTCGTTTGCCACGAACATGCTCTACATGGGGTTCTTTGGCGCGATAGCCATCACCTTGCTAGGTCTTGCGGGCTGGGTGTCTCCAAGCCCGGAGCAATGGGCCCTGATCGGGGTCCTTTCGATCACAGGCGTAGTGGCCCAGCTTTTACTTATCCAAGCGCTCAGGTACGCAACAGCGGCTACGCTCCAGCCTTTCAACTACACGCTTCTGGTGTTTGCCACGTTGATAGGCCTGTTTGTGTTTGGCGAGCTTCCCGACGCATGGACAGTGGTGGGAGCATGCATGGTGATTGCCGGTGGGCTGTATGCGATCAAGGTGAAAGGTTAG
- a CDS encoding dihydrodipicolinate synthase family protein: MAGAFGVGHRYYGVQTAREGRLVRPLEKNKKGLDSMSAFAFSGLNLAVTTPFDAQGRIDYPRFETLLERYLTAGVEGFVLSSGTGMHVYLSQEESRQLVAFGTQVIKGRARVIVQTSALLADEVVQRTRHAAECGADGVMVLPPFFEGPTDDQSIIDFYATVSEAGLPIIGYNVPQAVGVEVTPSLLRQLSEIPNFVSVKDSSGDLAAQASLIRTGLPTMNGADPLVPYALFAGAAGLIWGGANMAPRSCVAVVKAAIEQDWARAREIWRAIEPVMSLIWQGDYVQSVYAGADITGYGAGNPRRPLARLPAEKIAVLKAALEPLIALESRLTCA; the protein is encoded by the coding sequence ATGGCCGGCGCTTTCGGCGTTGGTCATCGCTACTACGGCGTGCAAACAGCCCGGGAAGGGCGGTTGGTGCGTCCGCTGGAGAAGAACAAGAAAGGGCTCGATTCAATGTCCGCATTCGCTTTTTCCGGTCTCAACCTGGCCGTGACCACGCCGTTCGATGCCCAAGGCAGGATCGACTATCCACGCTTCGAGACGTTGCTCGAGCGCTATCTGACTGCTGGCGTAGAGGGTTTTGTCCTGAGCTCAGGGACAGGCATGCATGTCTACCTGAGCCAGGAAGAGTCCAGGCAACTGGTGGCCTTTGGCACTCAGGTTATCAAGGGGCGCGCTCGCGTCATCGTGCAAACGTCTGCCTTATTGGCGGATGAAGTGGTGCAGCGCACCCGCCATGCCGCCGAATGTGGCGCCGATGGCGTCATGGTATTGCCACCGTTTTTCGAAGGTCCAACCGACGACCAGAGCATCATCGATTTCTACGCCACGGTGTCCGAAGCCGGGTTGCCAATCATCGGCTACAACGTGCCTCAGGCGGTGGGGGTAGAAGTGACTCCTTCGCTGCTTCGCCAGTTGAGCGAGATTCCGAACTTCGTATCGGTCAAAGACAGCAGCGGCGATCTGGCCGCGCAGGCGTCGCTGATCCGCACGGGCCTGCCGACAATGAACGGCGCCGACCCACTGGTGCCGTACGCGCTCTTTGCCGGTGCGGCGGGCCTGATCTGGGGCGGGGCGAACATGGCGCCGCGTTCTTGTGTGGCGGTAGTGAAGGCCGCCATTGAGCAGGATTGGGCACGTGCCCGGGAAATCTGGCGGGCGATCGAGCCGGTGATGTCATTGATCTGGCAGGGTGATTACGTGCAATCGGTTTACGCCGGTGCCGATATCACCGGCTATGGCGCGGGTAACCCTCGCCGACCGTTGGCGCGTCTGCCTGCTGAGAAGATCGCCGTGCTAAAGGCCGCCCTTGAGCCTTTGATCGCTCTCGAAAGCCGACTTACGTGTGCGTGA